A segment of the Armatimonadota bacterium genome:
GGCCAGGCGGGAGACGACCGCCCGCAGTGCGCCCTCGTCCCGGACGACCTCTAGAGGGACATCCGCGCCCCAGCGCAGCCTCCAGCGGGCCTGCAGTCTGCGGAAGGGACCGCCCTCCCGGCCGAGTGCGTAAGCAGCGGCCACCGCCCGGGCGGACTCCGCCCGCATGCCCAGCTCCGCCAGGGTGGGGCGGATCACCACCCCGGCGGCGCGCACCTCCAGCGTGCGGGCCAGGGTCGGTGCCACCACGCTCTCCACCCGCCGCAGGGCCTCCGCCGGGTCGAGGCCGGCGACGGGGATCCCGGCGATGCTTACTCCGGGCAGGATGCGACCTCGGTAGGACCGGGCCTCGCGGACGAAGGCGGCGGCAAACCCCACGGCGGCCAGCAGGACGGCGAGAGTGGCCGCGGCCAGGAGGCGCTTCACCGCCGGCCCTCAGGCAGGCAATGTCTCACCGCTGGCCCTCCTCACGCAGGCAACGCTTCATCTCTGCCTCTCCCGCAGCCGGCGGCGGACCTCGAAGAGGATGACCGCAGCGGCGGTCGCTGCGTTCAGGGAAGCCACGCGGCCGCTCATGGGGATGGCCACCAGCCGGTCGCAGGACTCGCGCACCAGTCTGCCCAGGCCCCGCCCCTCGCTGCCGATGACCAGGGCCAGCGGCGGGGCCAGTTCTGTCGTGTAGAGGTCTTGCCCCCCGGGGTCGGCCCCGGCAACCCACAGCCCCTGGCGCTGCAGGTGCCTGATGGTTCGGGCGAGGTTCGTCACCTGCGCCACCGGCAGGTGCTCCACCGCCCCCGCGGAGGCGCGGGCGACCGCAGCGGTGAGACCGCTCGCCCGCCTCGCCGGGAGCACCACCCCGTGCGCGCCGGCTGCCTCGGCCACGCGGATGATGGCCCCGGCATTCTGGGGATCCTGGATGCCGTCCAGCAGCACCAGCAGGGGGGCCTCGCCGCGGGCGCGGGCCGCTGCCAGGAGGTCATCGACCTCCGCCGTGGGACGCGGCGCTGCCAGGGCGACGACACCCTGGTGCGCGGGAGTCCGGGCGATGCGGTCCAGCCAGCGGGGATCGACCTCTTGTACGGGGACGTTGCGGCCGCGGGCGAGTCCCACGATCTCCTGCACAGACCCCCGGGCGGTGCGGGCCACCAGCAGCTTGCGGATCGACCGCCCGGCAGCCAGAGCCTCGCGCACCGGGCGCCGCCCCTCGATCTGCTCCTCCATGGCTGCTAGCGGAGCCGTCGCGGCTCCCCCGCCCGCGGGGCCGGCCGCCACCGGGCCCCTCCGGGCAGGTCCTCCACGATGATGCCCAGCTCGCCCAGGCGAGCGCGCACCCTGTCGGCCAGGGCATAGTCTCGCTGCTCCCGCGCCCGCTGCCGCCCGGCGAGCAGCGCCTGGATGACTTCCTCAGCATTCCCTTCGCCCGCGTCGGCGAAGAGGTCGGCGGCCTGGCTCCGGGCCTCCTCCAGCAGACCTCTCAGCTCCGGCAGCAGGGAGGGCTCCACGCCCGCGCGGGGAAGCGCCAGGCCGAGTACACGGGCCAGCTCGCGCAGGGCATCCGTCGCCACCCACAGACCCGCCCGCCCCCCTGCGCGCCCCGAAGCCACCGCCGCGGCCGCCTTGTTGATCTCCCCCGCCAGGGTGAAGAGGGCCGCCAGAGCCTGCGGGGTGTTGAAGTCGTCGTCCATGGCCGCCTCGAACGCCTGCCGCGCCCGTGCCGCGGCCTCCCCCAGGCCTCCCTCCGCCGCATCACTGCTGCGGGCGACGGCGTCCTCCGCGTTGGCCAGGGAGGTGCGCAGCCGCTCCAGCCCGCGGGCCGCGGCCTGCACCGCTTCGTCGGTCCAGCGCAGCGGGGTGCGGTAGTGAGTCCCCAGGAAGAAGAGGCGGATGGCATCAGGCTCGTACTGCGCCAGTGCCTGGCGCAGGGAGACGAAGTTGCCCAGGTGGCGGTGCATCTCCTCCCCCACGGGGGGCTTCATCAGAGCGTTGTGCACCCAGTAGCGCACAAACGGGGTCTTCCCCGTGTAGGCCTCCGACTGAGCGATCTCGTTCTCGTGGTGTGGGAAGATGACGTCCTGCCCTCCCCCGTGGATGTCTACCTGTGGCCCCAGGTACTGCAGGTTCATCGCGGAGCACTCGATGTGCCACCCCGGCCGCCCCGGACCCCACGGGCTGGGCCAGGAGGGCTCACCCGGCCGCGCCGCCTTCCACAGGGCGAAGTCCATAGGGTGCTCCTTGCGCGGGTCGGGCTCCACCCGGGCGCCGGCCTGCATCTCCTCCAGCGACCGCCCGCTGAGCTGCCCGTACCGGGGGAAGGAGGTGACGCGGTAGTAGACGTCGCCATCCACCGCGTAGGCGTGCCCGCGGCTGATGAGACCGGCGATAATCTCGATGATGGTGGGGATGACCTGGGAGGCGCGGGGATAGTGGTGGGCGCGGCGCACGCCCAGGGCGTCCATCTCCTGGAAGAAGCGGTCGATGTATTCCTGGGCGATGTCGAAGATGGTCCGGCCGTTCCGGAGCGCCTTCTCGATGATCCGGTCCTCGATGTCGGTGAAGTTCTGCACGTGGAGGACCCGGTACCCGCGGTACTCCAGGTAGCGGCGGACCACGTCGAAAAAGCTGTAGCTCAGGGCGTGCCCCACGTGCACCGGACCGTAGAGGTTCGGCCCGCAGACGTAGATGCGCACCAGCCCCGGCTCCAGGGGCTGAAAGGGCTCCTTCCGCCTGCTCAGGGTGTTGTGAATCCTCAGAATCGTCGCCCACCTCGTCGCTGGCCCCGGCCTTCGCCGCCGGTGCCGCGGGACGTCAGAACGGCCGCTGCAGCTCGATGGCCTCCAACTGTGCCGTCAGCTCCCACTCCACGGAGGGGCGCAGCGTCCATGGCTCCAGCCGCCGCGCTCGCCGCAGGTCAAATGCCCCCCGGTCGGTGACCACGCGGTAGTAGACGGCGTCGTACTCACGGCGGGTTTCCACCACGCGCTGGATGCGGTAGAACTCCGTTCCCCACCAGAAGCCGGCGGGCTTTCCCCTCCCCGAGCCGCGGACCACTTCCACGGCCACCGCCGCGCGCAGCGGGGCCCGCTCCACGAACAGCAGGTGAGGGGTCTCCCGGGCCCGCTCCAGGGCGCGCCGGTAGCGCCGCGCCGTCTGCGCCTTCCGCAGCCGCACCTGCGTCCGTCTCATGCCGTTTTGGAGACCGGCCGGAGAGTGGCGACCACCTGTGCGGCGATTCCCTCGCCGCGGCCGATGGCCCCCAGACCGTCGGTGGTCGTGGCCTTGATCCCCACCATCCCCTCCTCCAGGCCCAGGAGGGAGGCGATCACCGCCCGCATCGCCGGCAGGTGCGGGGCCAGGCGGGGCTCCTCCGCCAGGACCACCACGTCCACCTGCGCGGGGAGGAACCCCACCGCCTGGACCCGGGAGACCACCTCCGCCAGCAGGCGGCGACTGTCCGCGCCGCGGAAGCGCTCGTCTGGAGGGAAGTGGTGCCCGACATCAGGCAGGCCGGCCGCCCCCAGCAGGGCGTCCATGATGGCGTGCAGTACGGCGTCGGCGTCGGAGTGCCCGGAAAGCCCCCGATCGAAGGGGATGGTGACGCCGCCCAGGACGAGAGGACGTCCGGGCACCAGGCGGTGCGCGTCGTAGCCGATCCCGGTACGGAGCCCAATGCGGCCCTCCCGCTGCGCCACCACCGCCTCGGCCAGCTCCAGGTCCGCGGGGGTGGTCACCTTCAGGTTAAGCGCTTCCCCCTCCACGACACGGATCACCCCGCCTGCAGCCTCCACCAGGGCGGCGTCGTCGGTAGCCCGCAGCCCCTCCCGCCGGGCGCGGGCATGAGCCTCCCGCAACAGCGCTGCCCGGAAGGCCTGAGGAGTCTGCACCTGCCAGATGTGCTCCCGATCCAGGGTCCGACAGACGACCCCTCCGGCCACCTCCTTCAGCGTGTCCCGGGAGGGCAGGGCTGCGGTGGCCGCGCCTGTCTCCGCGGCGGCGGCCAGGACCCGGCGGACCAGGTCGGGAGTGGCCAGGGGGCGCGCCGCGTCGTGGACCACCACCCACTCCGCTTCCGGCACTGCTTCCAGCCCCGCAGCCACGGAGTCCTGCCGCTCCTCTCCCCCCGGCACCACTGCGGCGACGCGGGGAAAAGGCGCCGTATGCGCCCGGGCGGCATCCAGGTAGGCGGGGGGCGCCACCACCACGGCCGTATGCACCTGGGGAGCCTCCAGCAGCGCGCGCAACGCGTGCAACAGCACCGGCCGTCCGCCCAGGGGGAGGAAGGGTTTAGGCACCGCGCCCATCCGCCGGCCCCGACCGGCGGCGACCAGGATGG
Coding sequences within it:
- a CDS encoding peptidoglycan binding domain-containing protein: MKRLLAAATLAVLLAAVGFAAAFVREARSYRGRILPGVSIAGIPVAGLDPAEALRRVESVVAPTLARTLEVRAAGVVIRPTLAELGMRAESARAVAAAYALGREGGPFRRLQARWRLRWGADVPLEVVRDEGALRAVVSRLAAAVAAPPRDARVTVVEDEVVLTDVSREGRVLDQAATIGRIRRAL
- the rlmB gene encoding 23S rRNA (guanosine(2251)-2'-O)-methyltransferase RlmB, with protein sequence MAAGPAGGGAATAPLAAMEEQIEGRRPVREALAAGRSIRKLLVARTARGSVQEIVGLARGRNVPVQEVDPRWLDRIARTPAHQGVVALAAPRPTAEVDDLLAAARARGEAPLLVLLDGIQDPQNAGAIIRVAEAAGAHGVVLPARRASGLTAAVARASAGAVEHLPVAQVTNLARTIRHLQRQGLWVAGADPGGQDLYTTELAPPLALVIGSEGRGLGRLVRESCDRLVAIPMSGRVASLNAATAAAVILFEVRRRLRERQR
- the cysS gene encoding cysteine--tRNA ligase: MLRIHNTLSRRKEPFQPLEPGLVRIYVCGPNLYGPVHVGHALSYSFFDVVRRYLEYRGYRVLHVQNFTDIEDRIIEKALRNGRTIFDIAQEYIDRFFQEMDALGVRRAHHYPRASQVIPTIIEIIAGLISRGHAYAVDGDVYYRVTSFPRYGQLSGRSLEEMQAGARVEPDPRKEHPMDFALWKAARPGEPSWPSPWGPGRPGWHIECSAMNLQYLGPQVDIHGGGQDVIFPHHENEIAQSEAYTGKTPFVRYWVHNALMKPPVGEEMHRHLGNFVSLRQALAQYEPDAIRLFFLGTHYRTPLRWTDEAVQAAARGLERLRTSLANAEDAVARSSDAAEGGLGEAAARARQAFEAAMDDDFNTPQALAALFTLAGEINKAAAAVASGRAGGRAGLWVATDALRELARVLGLALPRAGVEPSLLPELRGLLEEARSQAADLFADAGEGNAEEVIQALLAGRQRAREQRDYALADRVRARLGELGIIVEDLPGGARWRPAPRAGEPRRLR
- the ispD gene encoding 2-C-methyl-D-erythritol 4-phosphate cytidylyltransferase, which codes for MFAVDPSAPTAAILVAAGRGRRMGAVPKPFLPLGGRPVLLHALRALLEAPQVHTAVVVAPPAYLDAARAHTAPFPRVAAVVPGGEERQDSVAAGLEAVPEAEWVVVHDAARPLATPDLVRRVLAAAAETGAATAALPSRDTLKEVAGGVVCRTLDREHIWQVQTPQAFRAALLREAHARARREGLRATDDAALVEAAGGVIRVVEGEALNLKVTTPADLELAEAVVAQREGRIGLRTGIGYDAHRLVPGRPLVLGGVTIPFDRGLSGHSDADAVLHAIMDALLGAAGLPDVGHHFPPDERFRGADSRRLLAEVVSRVQAVGFLPAQVDVVVLAEEPRLAPHLPAMRAVIASLLGLEEGMVGIKATTTDGLGAIGRGEGIAAQVVATLRPVSKTA